ATCGGCCTCAGCATCCTGCTGCACGGCATGTCGGCTCCGTACTTCGCCGACCGCTACGGGAACTGGTACGACGCCGCGCAGGCCGCCGCCCCCGACCTGCACGAGGCCCAGGACGCGTCGGAAGGCTTCGGCAGACAACACGGCGGCTCACGACGCCTGCGCTGACCGGGCGGGATCTGTCGGCGCGGTCCGCCGCCGTCAACCCGGGTGGCCGGGGTCCGATCGTCCGGCCGGACGATCACCGGCCTGCCCGCCCTCGGGCGCCAGGCCCGAATGAGTTCTAGGGTTGAGGGAGATCCAGGGGTCGCGGAAATCCGTTCCTTCCGCCTGCCTCCCCCACTCCGGCCCCGAAACAGACCAGGAGGGCATGCGACATGTCCACTGCATCTGACACCCCTGTCCTGGACACCCTCGCCGCCATGACGGTCGACTCGATCGAGCGATGCGGCATGGCCCCGGACATGCTCCTGCTCATGCGTATCGCGGCACTCGCCGCCTCGGACGCCCCGCCCATCTCCTACGTGGCGCATATCGACCCCGCGCTCAAGACCGGCCTGACCGCCGACCAACTACAGGACGTCCTGGTCGCCATCGCGCCCATCGTGGGCACCGCCCGCGTCATGACGGCAGCGGGCAACATCGCCAAGGCACTGGGCATCGCCATCGCCGTCGCCGATGCCGAGATCGAGGACCAGGGCTGAGAGCAGACACCCACCCGGCATCGTTGATCCCCGCGGCCGACATCCGAGAAGGCCACGAAGCCCTTCTGTCCGAGGTGCCCTGTGCCGGGCGTCCCATGGCCGCAGGACCAGGCAGGAGGGCTTTCGATGTCCCAGAACGCGACCACGGCCATGCGCGCGGCGCCCCACACCACGCCCGAGGAACGCGCGGCTCGCGGCAAGGAGGCGCGGCGGCGCTCGCCGCGGTCGGGCCATGCCGTGT
This window of the Streptomyces sp. NBC_01275 genome carries:
- a CDS encoding carboxymuconolactone decarboxylase family protein, whose amino-acid sequence is MSTASDTPVLDTLAAMTVDSIERCGMAPDMLLLMRIAALAASDAPPISYVAHIDPALKTGLTADQLQDVLVAIAPIVGTARVMTAAGNIAKALGIAIAVADAEIEDQG